Part of the Cottoperca gobio chromosome 1, fCotGob3.1, whole genome shotgun sequence genome, cctctgttctaGAGCAGGCTGCTATGCTGTGTTCCAGAACAGTGTTATCTCCTGTGTTCTAGAGCAGGCTGCTATGGTGTGTTCTAGAAcagtcttctctcctctgttctaGAGCAGTCTGCTATGCTGTGTTCTAGAACAGGTCTATGTTCCGTGCTCTAGAAGAAGCCTATGGAATCTTCTAGAAGCAGGCAGtagtgttctgtgttctgtgttctagAAGCAGGCAGTAGTGGCGTGGCTTGGTGAGTTTCAGCTGCAGTTCTACACCACCCACTTCCTCACCGCGGGATATGATCTAGACACCATTAGCTGCATGACCTCCGAGGTAAGGTCATGACCCTTGACCCCCTCACGCCCCGTCCCTTGTCTGTCAAGGCTCCGCCCAGCACAGCTCTTAAATCAGCTGACGTGGATGATGTCATCATGACCCTCCTGTCTCTGTCACCTGACCCCCTGGTGTGAGTCCTGACCTCAACCAATCACTTCTCATACTCTGTCTGCTTCATTTACATACCTGTGTTCACACATTGCTGTGTGTTCCAGTCTGTGCTGTAAACGCTTCCCTGTGTTTGTCCTTGAGTGTGTTTATactaccagtgtgtgtgtgtgtgtgtgtttgtgtattgaaGCGGACACAGTGGTATGACgtaacccccccacccccccccccaagggcAGGGGACACTAATCAGAGATTATCCAAAGCAAAAAATTCCTGAAGGCATATCACAGACAGCTCATgtacaaatgtcaaatgtaagcataaaaatgtgtacattttagATAGGAAACAAACACCTACAATAGTTGTGCTGAATTACTGATGCGACTAAGTGTGCTTTGTGTTGAAGGACCTGACGGCAATTGGGGTTATGAAGCCTGGACATCGAAAGAAGTTAACATCAGAGATCAGCAAGCTGCCCTCCACAGACTGGCTGCCTGACCACAAGCCTGTAAAGCTCTCACTTGTACTACACAAAATAGAAAAAGGGGGAGATGTTGATTTTTGGCTGCTCCACGAACACAaggatatatacatatatgcacatGCAGCTCTGTAGTCTGTTAAGAAACTATCTTTTCAGAATCAAAGTAAAGTAGAATTCTACTCTGTATCTTGTAATCTCTGcacaattattttacattatgcccacgtttgtgtgtctctgtgtgtgtattttaggcTAATCTGGCAGACTGGCTGTCTCACCTGGGTCTTAGTCAGTACTACCAGGTTCTGGTGCAGAATGGGTATGAAAATATTGACTTTATTTCCGACATCAGCCTTGAAGATCTGCAAGAGATCGGCATTACCAAACTCGGTAAGACACAGCTATGATATTAAAATGGggaattaaatattataataacaaagcATGTACAGATATAGAGCCTTAATATAAATGGCAAGATTGTCAGAATTTATGAATGATAgacaaaaaatagtttttatcaaATGAAACTAAACACAAACTGAAGCTTGATTCACTTATCTTTATATTTCGTTGTTATTACTCTGTATTTGAAAAGCTTTGAGgtctaaatatgttttattgtttttccacTTCACAATTACTATTACTCTCATCCACACCGCTGCCCCCCCTCAGGCCATCAGAAGAAGCTGATGTTGGGAGTAAAGAGACTAAAGGAGCTACAGAGGGGAGAAATGAGCTCTGAGCCTCCTCAGAGCCCCTCTACACCTCCATCCAGCCCAGGTGGCAGCACCGACTCAGAGCCCCGGAGGGAGGCGAGGAAGCAGAGGGACGGTGCCCCCAGCCCGCTGGCCAAACCTCGCCcagttcacacacattcacagactcCTCCCCACACACCGACACAAACTCCACCACAAACCCCCCCACATGGCCGGACCCAGCAGGCCTCCCCCAGGGCTCGGCCGCGACCCTCCACCCAGATGGCAGCAGATTCGTTAGTACCACTGCTCCGCCTGCCCAGTGAGGAGGAAGAGCGACGGAGAACTCACAGTCTCATTGGCTCAGAATCAGACTCTAGATACGCCACTGTGTGCCgcagcagctccacacacaTTGCCCCTAATGATGTCACCGTTAACCGCAGTCAATCTTCTGTCACACTCCGTCCCCGTCGGAAAGGTCGGCCCCCGACACCACCTAAACGCTCCTGTTCTTCCATCACTGGGGGTGACGGGGAGGCAGAGGGACAGGTGGAGGGGCTACTGGGTCTGCCAAGCTATCGAGAGCGACGAGCCAGTGACTGTGGCAGCCTGGGGTCAGCTTTAAGATCTCAGGACTCAGCGGGCCTGGAGAGATCAGAGGGGGCTTCTGGGAGTGTTCGCAGCCTCGCTGCTATGCTGGAAACGTCCATCGTGGGTGGAACCCTGCCGAGAAATCTGGGAGGCAGCACCACCTACCTAcaggtgtgtctttgtgtttgttttggaccAGTGGTGGAAGGAGTATTCAGATCTTAGATCTTAAGTAACAGGAACAATACTGcagtgtaaaacatttatttactggATTAAAATTAGTGATTGCAATAatgtgtacatcactttaatgttgcagctggaagGGGTGGAGCTAAATGTAAGTACTTTATATACCACTGGGTAACTTAAATGTAGTAGTTGATTTATGTTCTTAatcttaataattaattttatgcaaagtaactaaagctgtgaaATAAATGGAGTGAAAGAGGTATCAttgaaatacttaagtacagtacttgagtaaagaCACTTtattactttccaccactggaccATGAGAAGAATATTTTTTAACGTTTATTAGCTAATGCATGTGTAACAGTCATGTGACCTCCAGGTGAGTCCACCTGTACTTCGTCGGCAGGCGGGGGCAGGCGGTCTAGGatctgaggaggaggatgtcTTAAATCGGCGCCGGACCATCAGTGGACCGGAAGCCCTCCCTGGTGATCCGATCGACCTGTTACCTCGGCAACCAGTCCAGCAACGCCCAGAGCCTCGGCCCCGCTCCACCATGGTCTCCTCAGCATCAGAGATCTCAGATGGCTCAGCAACGCTCCGAAGGAGGCCGCGTCCTCTGCCGACAGACTCTGAGGCGCCTGCATCCATGGACGCCAATGCTGTTACCCCGACAACCGGCTCTGACACCATACGCAGGAGACAACGCGCGTCCGAGCATACCGAAAGTGGCATTCAAAGCAATAACCAATTGGACTCTCCCACCAGTCAAACGGATATTAGCCGGAAAAACGGAGGCGAGCCGCAGCAGAATGGTGGCGTGGTGCTGAGGCGGAGGCCGGTGTCTGAGGTCTCTGATAGGGTGGAGGCCAACAGGGAGAGCTGTGAGTGGATGGAGGCGAGGAAGTCTCTGAAGCCGCCAGTCTCACCCAAACCATCCACAGTCACCCTGAGGAAGACACAAGCTGACCCCCCAACCCCGACCCGCAGGGTCCCCATACCCGGGCCTGATAATACTGAGCTGGCACAGAGCCCTggtgagatacacacacatgtgcacactaaACTGAAGATTTGGTATTTAGCTTCTGTCTATATTAATGTATACGTAGAACCTTAGTAGTCATGTTACTTTAAAGCCActatgtgtatatttgtatgtgaTTATAGCATTAAAGTGCTCTGATGGTattcatttctgtgaaaataAGAAGTCTATGTGTTGTTGCCTTTCAGCCCTTTCACATCAGAGTCCTCATGTTGAAACTGTGGGGTTGAGGAGTGGGATTATTGACCTGCGTCATTCTACCACTAAAAGGCACAAATGTCAGACAATTTTTACACAAAGGGGCTtccatttaaatatgtaattggcattttgcctttatttgatagtgAGAGAAATACTGACAGGAAATGtagggagagaggggggtgatatgcaacaaaggtcccaagcTGGAGTCGAACCAGAGTCATAACTACACAGGGGCTTTAAAGCAATCATTTGTTATGAGATTCCCTAATTTCACACCTTTGGTGAATAATTAGAGCTGACAAAAATTagtcaattgacagaaaatgaatctgaAACTATTTGATAAGTGATTCATTGTTAAAtagcttctaaaatgtgaggatttgctgcttttcttttttctgttttatatcattgtaaactaTATATCgttgtgtttttgattgttggtcagacaaaaccaAATATATGAGGACATCACCttggaaaatatttttaaaagaaatgcgTGATCATTCAATATTATGATTTACAGTGAAATTGTATCATCATGATGATTTGATCGTATCGTGTTCTGCAAATATCTGTTGCAAAAATGAATTAATCCGAGTTGGTGGTAAAAGGTTAAgaacagtaataataaataataattacagctCTGTAATtggtaacattttgaataaagaTTATCTTCATCTGGCAAATAGATATCTGCCTCAATAACCAGCACATATCTCCTACAGGAGTTTATCATTTTAGAAGAAAACTGACAGCCttttctccctgcctctctctgacCAGAGTCGAAACGTGTCCCTCCTCCGGTATCCCCGAAACCTCGTGGGCCTCCAACAGCACCTAAACCAGGCAAAGCAATAGTAGCTTCAGCTGCCATGAGCCCCATGAGTCCCGCTGCTACCAGCCCAGCTGCAGCCAGCCCCACTCCCGCCGCCAAACCCTGTACTCCGCTCTCTGCCGCTGCTCCTCTTCCCGCTCCTGACACGCCCtctgctccctccctctcgcCGGGTCTCCCCCTTACTTCTCCCTCTCCGGCCCAGAGTCCCTCCACGCCCTCTCCACACCCTGTCAAACCTCCCCGCTCCTCCATCGCCGGCCTCTCCATCGACCTGCTGGGTGCACGGGAcgtggaggatgaagaggagaggaggagagaggaagaggagaggaggagagagagggagctcAAGAGGCacaaggagcaggaggaggagaggaagagagcggaGGATAAAAATCTGAGGGAGCTGGAAAGTCAAGTAAGAGAAgtacagcaggaggaagaggagaagcaTCGTCTGGAGGAGACCAGTGCCTCCTTAGCTGCCGCAGTGCAGGCCGttgaacacaaaataaaagaggacGACGCACAAAATGAGTGAGTGTTTATGAATGAATCACAGAATGTACCATTTATATCTGACTGCAATCTCTTGAGACTACTTGTTGGCATCCAAGTTAATGATGATCAGAGCATGAAGGAGCTTTTCCTCACACAATGTAAAGCTGCTAAGTGAGAAGACTTGCTTTAGTAATATAGAAGTAAACGTGCTGCTCATCTTCTGCATAGACAATGTTTTGGTGACTGGAAGTTGGATCCCTTTCAAGGCTTGAATGGAAAAGATACTCCATGAAatcttaaagaaatagttcaatAATGTtgagaaatatgcttattcactttctttccgAGTCTAAAATGAGGAGGTCGTTGTCACTCTAATGTCAGgacgtggttagcctagcttagcataatgactgAAAGTGggggggaacagctagcctgtaGCTACAACCACCGACACCTGTAAAACTCACTAATTAACTAATTGTATATGGAATCCGTGCATATTAATTTCACCTTTATTTATTCCATACTGCATTTCGCAACATATATTGTTTTGTGGATGTGACTAAACTTTTAAAGCAGAAGTGTAAAACAAGAATTTGTCCCACAATGTAACTGTACATTTCTTGGGTAATTACAGCTGTGGTTCAGTTACAAATAACAGAGACCTCTACCAAAGCCTGTGCTCAACAACAATAATTTTTTAGAATCTCACCCTCAAAAAAGAAAGcgaataaacatattttctaaaatattgttGTATTCCTTCACGGGGAGTCAATTACAACTCCCAAAACAACATTAACTCATTGAGTTTAATGGACCAGTGTGCAGCAGTGAGTTTACACAGTAGAAACCTAATAAAACATTCAGCGTTTTAAATCCCTTTCTAATTCTGGACGTTTAAACTGATCACAGATGTGACGTAAACAAGGTTGGAGTATTTATAACCGCGATTGCCGTGACGCAAATTGGTTGATTTGGCGAAACCCTTGGTTACCGTGGTAACAGCATTGTGTTTTAATACTAACACTGAGCAGCTACTTTCTCTGTTAACAGCACAATCAAACGATGCGATGCATTTCCTGTGGCTGCTGAACAGTAATCAATCTATATTTGATGGCATATTTGAAACCCTTCAAAAGCAACATTAACTCTGCAGTCAGAAGTGATTTGCTCTCCGACTCGCCGCAGACGGAGGGAGGCACGCACTGAcaagttattttcattaaaaataaaagttttgagGGATTTGTGAGGATTTTGTTTGAGGATTAATTTTTGTAAGGGTCATAGAATATGacaacagacattcaaagctttattCTAAAACCTCAATATAggcttcaaatgtaaaacagaatattgcattcggtacagccctagtTTAAAGTATTGGTAAGATTCCTGTGTATCTGTGTTGAGGAACATCAGGGTTATAATTAatcagtaactaagtacatttgctcaagtactgcacttaagtatcattttgaggtacttgagtatttccatttcctgctacttcatacttctactccattacatttatttgataactttagttctTTTGacgattcagattcagattaataatacttAATAAACAGATACTTGATATTTTAGCTCCAGcgttaccagctgcaacattagagtgacattatatatatatatgtagaatatataatagaatatatattattctgaaatgggctgtattttgatgctaatacttttgtacttttacttgagaaAATGTTTGAATGTAGGATTTATCCCTCAGTATCTCtcaagtaaaagatctgagtactttgtCCATCTGTGTAATGAATCATTAAGAGATCTTTAAAATGCTATTacaattggggggggggggggggacttccAAACCAGCTCACGTTCTCCACTTCACATCTCTAATCTACTTTGGCTGAGCAGTTTCTTCCTCATTATGAGCTAAACTTCATTCTTTTGTTATCCAATTCTCTTTCCAGCAAAAAGGCTTCAGTCTCCATCTTGGACGACATCGGCAGCATGTTTGACGACTTGGCAGACCAACTGGATGCAATGCTCGACTGATCACTTGCCCACGCCTCATCTCCAACAAGATCTTTCCCTTCTCCCCTTCCATCATGTGTAGGTGTATCAAGAAAACTCTCCCAAGGCTCGAGGCTGGCGCTCTGagagtgtgcgtgcgtgcgtgtgtatgtgtgtgtttgagcgcTTCTCATGTAGCCTTGTACAGTAATACTGAGGAGGGAGTCCTCTTCGCCTTCCGATTGCGAGGAGGCTGCTCCCACAcaacctctgacctctgcagcCCAGCGAGTCGCCGCCGCCTCCCCACAGCCCCAGATGGCAGTGTGGACCCAGAAGCACAATCATTTTCATCATCCTTTTATCTTTACGGACTCTGACAGAGATGCATACTCCGTC contains:
- the LOC115010926 gene encoding LOW QUALITY PROTEIN: caskin-1 (The sequence of the model RefSeq protein was modified relative to this genomic sequence to represent the inferred CDS: deleted 1 base in 1 codon), coding for MGKDQELLQAVKTEDLLTAQRLLQRPRPGKAKLLGAAKRVNVNIQDADGLASLHHAALSGNKELISLLLEAQAAVDIKDHKGMRPLHYAAWQGKTEPMKMLLKAGSSVNGQSDEGQIPLHLSSQHGHYDGSEMLLQHQSNPCISDSAGKTPLDLACEFGRVGVVQLLLSSNMCAAMLEPKPTDPNGVSPLHLAAKNGHIDVIRLLIQAGIDINRQSESGTALHQAALCGKTEVVRLLLDSGISAGVRNTLSQTALDIVNQFTTTQASREIKQLLRDASAAMQVRALKDYCNNYDLTSLNIKAGDIITVLEQHSDGRWKGCIHDNRTGNDRVGYFPSNMVEVIKRAGHSPSQQCHTLLLRRPNPCPIATVNGHSYPPSRVLPLHLPPPPPHPNIQSLPRFSSFGYVPFPISPPSLSTLPLSTPPPPPPPPPPPPPPPPPPPPPPLSTSQEQQSQTGSRTAEQSPQGSPTLGQPSGTSEEIWVLRKPLSGGERSGSVGSIGSIRSTSSLQSSGNTHVLTTPAPSPHPAATPGVNTHGLNAPGLHAQAEGVKLLATVLSQSVKAKEHLLEQSQSVEQSASSSSCTVHEQRSFERKAEEDDGKKQAVVAWLGEFQLQFYTTHFLTAGYDLDTISCMTSEDLTAIGVMKPGHRKKLTSEISKLPSTDWLPDHKPANLADWLSHLGLSQYYQVLVQNGYENIDFISDISLEDLQEIGITKLGHQKKLMLGVKRLKELQRGEMSSEPPQSPSTPPSSPGGSTDSEPRREARKQRDGAPSPLAKPRPVHTHSQTPPHTPTQTPPQTPPHGRTQQASPRARPRPSTQMAADSLVPLLRLPSEEEERRRTHSLIGSESDSRYATVCRSSSTHIAPNDVTVNRSQSSVTLRPRRKGRPPTPPKRSCSSITGGDGEAEGQVEGLLGLPSYRERRASDCGSLGSALRSQDSAGLERSEGASGSVRSLAAMLETSIVGGTLPRNLGGSTTYLQVSPPVLRRQAGAGGLGSEEEDVLNRRRTISGPEALPGDPIDLLPRQPVQQRPEPRPRSTMVSSASEISDGSATLRRRPRPLPTDSEAPASMDANAVTPTTGSDTIRRRQRASEHTESGIQSNNQLDSPTSQTDISRKNGGEPQQNGGVVLRRRPVSEVSDRVEANRESCEWMEARKSLKPPVSPKPSTVTLRKTQADPPTPTRRVPIPGPDNTELAQSPESKRVPPPVSPKPRGPPTAPKPGKAIVASAAMSPMSPAATSPAAASPTPAAKPCTPLSAAAPLPAPDTPSAPSLSPGLPLTSPSPAQSPSTPSPHPVKPPRSSIAGLSIDLLGARDVEDEEERRREEEERRRERELKRHKEQEEERKRAEDKNLRELESQVREVQQEEEEKHRLEETSASLAAAVQAVEHKIKEDDAQNDKKASVSILDDIGSMFDDLADQLDAMLD